From Fulvivirga lutea:
TTAACATCTCAGACATTTTTGAAAGCCATGCAAAGTTTGAAAAGGTATGAGTATAGAGGCGTGCCATTTTCTGCCTGGCTATACCGTATAGCTCATAATGAAGTGAATAAATATTATAATAAACAAAAGCGCAAAAAAGTATTTAGTCTGGAGCAAGAACAACTATTTGAGTTTATTCAGCCAGAGGAGGAAGCAGCTTTTGATGAAGAAAAATTGGCTGAATTGATGGAAGTGTTAAAGGAGTTGCCAACTGAGGCTGTGGAGGTATTGGAATTACGGTTTTTTGAAGAAAAGAACTTTAAAGAAATAAGTTATATCTTGAATATTGGTGAAAGTGGAGCTAAGATGAGGCTATACCGAGCCATTGATAAGCTAAAAGAGCGTTTTAAAATTAAGTATAACGACTGATGGGCAGACATGATATCAGATTGAGACGACAACGCATGACTTCAAGAAGAATTGAAGGGTATAAAGACTATGCGAGTCTGATGGAGCGTCATAAATCCAGCAGATTAAAGAGATTGATAAAATTTATTTTCTTGTTACTGTTCTTCACCGCATTGAGTGTTTTTGCTTATTACGCGTTAAGCAAAATCGAAGAACAAAATAAAGAGCCTGAGAAACAAGCTCAGGCATTGTCCCGGCCGGGTGTTTTTAATGATGAATTATTAAACACCTATAACTATGGAAAAACGTAAAAACCCTGAAAAGGAACTGCGTAACAAGCAAGGCCTTTTCTTCAACATGGGCTTGTTAATAGCCCTGACGCTCTGTGTTGCCGCCTTTGAATATGAGGTGGAAGAGAAAATTGTGCACGTACCTGAATTGGAGGTAGATAAAGTTGACATTTATTTACCTCCTATTACAGAACATAAAATACCAGAACCTCCAAAACCTAAATTGAAGATGCCAGATCCCACTAGGGTTAAGGCTGCACCTCCAGATCCTAAAGATTTTGAGCCTTTATTAGAGCCAAAAAAGGATGAAAGTCCTACTGATTTGTTAGGTGAACCTCGGTATTTAGAAGATATACCTGAAGATGATTTGCCTGAGGTTCCTTTTGATTGGGTGGAAGAAATGCCTAAACCCAAAGGAGGGTATGAAGCATTTTATCAGTTTATAAGCAAACATTTAAAATACCCTGCTTTGGCAAGAAGAATGGGAATTTCCGGTAAAATAAGCGCTCAGTTTGTAGTAGATGAAAAGGGTAATTTGATAGATATACAAATTCTAAAAGGGATTGGAGCTGGCTGTGATGAAGAGGTATTGAGGTTGTTGGAAAAAGCTCCAAAGTGGAACCCGGGAAAACAACGGGGAGTACCAGTTAAGGTAAAAACTATTTTGCCAATAGAGTTTAGGCTAGATTGACTAAAAAATAGGGCTTGATTTCAAGCCCTATTTTTTTCTTTTAAACTCAAAAGGAATCTTTTTCTCACCATCAGAGATGATCACGGACAATGATTCATTCTTTAGTATGTATTCAATTTGCTTTGGAAAATCATGCTCTGGGTTTTGGCAAATAAAATGGCCGGGTTCAATGAGGGTCATTTTAAAATGGGTTGGTTCGGAGTTGTGAGATACATCTGCCACATAAAACCAATCATCCTTTATTTTTTTGATGGCCAACTTTTCCAATACAGTGGTATCACCGTTTTGAACACTATAAACCTTCCCTCTTAATTCAGCTGGTTCTAGCACCCACTCTTCGATTGAACCGTTTTTTTGATTCACCCACTGGCCTTCGAGCCAGCTAAATTCTTTTTGAGCCTGACAGCCAAACGCCATAAATATCAGCGCAATAACAAGTATTAGTTTCATAATCTTTTTATTACAAATATGAATTGCAGCTATCACCTAAGATTGTATAAATGCGTCAATTTCGTTTCAAAAAGAAATTCGCTAAGGTATTATCATCAAATCCATAAGAGGAAGGCTTCTCTCCTGTAAATTTTCTAAATTCTTTAATAAAATGGGCTTGATCATAATACCCTGAATTAACGGCTACCTGACACCAAGAAGAGTCACCTTCTTGCATCAGCTTAAAAATATTATTAAAACGAATAATTCGAGCAAAGTACTTAGGAGGAAGACCAATCACATCGATGAATTTTCGCTCTAAGCTTCTTCTACTCATAGCCGATTGTTCAATGAGCTCTTCAATTTTAATCTGACCTCTTGAATCTATAATTTTCTGAACGGAGTTAATAAATAGCCCATCTTCTTTGAAATTAGTAGTTAGCTGCATGAAGAATTGTTCCAGCTTTTTATGATCAAAATGGCTTGTTGAAAGAGCCTGTATTACATCTTTTAAAGCATTTAATTGGATGGAGTTAACTTCAGAAGCAGGTACAACACGGTCGGTAAAATCACTCATATTTAATCCGAAGAGTAGCTTGGGTGTCCATGGCTGAAGCTTAATGCCCAGCATATTAATTACACCCTGATTTCGTAAATAGAAATGATTACTTATCTGCCCTGAAAAAAGCCATTTATCTTGCAATTCCCACTTTTCAAACAGTTTTATTTCATAGTTATCACCAAAATGAAAGATCAACTCAGGGTAGCCATCAGGCACAACTTTCTGCTCGAATGAATCTTGGCCATCACCAATAACTACCCAAAAATTTGCTACATATTTTTTTAGGGAAGAATGGGGTGTGTACTCCTTAAATATCATTGAGCTATTGAATCACTACAATAAGGCTATCGGCCTTTGTTCTAACATTTAGCCAGTCCCTTATTTTTTTCTGGTCACTTCGATACGGTATTTTTTTAAAATCCAGAACGGCATAACAAAGAGTATCCTGGTCGTTGTTAATCATGTCACCCATAGAAATATTCTCTAATGTGGGGTATTGAATTTCTAGTTCTGCTTTAATATCAGCCACTGGGTAGACTTTCGATTGAAACTTACGAATTTGATTTTCAAGAATAATAATTTTGTCATCCTTTGATTTAATGATCTCTTCATTCTTTTCATAGATATCCTTCAATAAATCAACTTTAAGGGCTTCGCTCATTTTTTCAAATTCTGCTTTTTCCACAGCATCGGTTTCTTCTTTGTAGCCCTGCCTTATTTTGAGCTCTGCACCAGCCAGGTTAAAATGAGCTAAATCTTTTTCTATATCGGCAATCTCTTCTTCAGAAAGTGGCCTTCCATAAAGCGTAACATCTATAGTTGCCTTATTATTATCAAAAGAGAAGTTTTCGCTAATTACCTGAGTATCATCAAAATGAAATTCAGTATTCACAAAATTTCTGGCATTCTGCTCAAAGATGGTTTTTCTCACCAAGTTGTAAGCCAAATAAATACTCGGTACCGCAGTAATAAAAACGAATATCCAGATGAGCGTTTTAACACGTCTTTCAGTTACCTCGCTTTCATAGTGTTTTCTAGGGTACTTTAAGAAACGCACTATCACAAATGTTGAAACGCTTATGAATACACTATTAATAAAGAAAAGATAAAATGCTCCGGCAAAGTAGTACCAGTTGCCATTGGCTAGTCCGTAACCTGCGGTACACAATGGCGGCATAAGTGCCGTTGCTATAGCCACACCCGGTATGGCATTCGATTTTTCTCTCCTTGAGCCGGCCACAATACCTGAAAGTCCACCGAACAGAGCAATTAACACATCCCACAAAGTCGGTTGAGTTCTAGCCAGTAATTCTGACTGTGCCTCATGCAATGGCGTAATGAAAAAGTAAAGTGCTGATGTAAGCACACTTATTAGTACCGCAACCCCAAGGTTTTTAAAAGCCTTTTTAATCAACTCAAAATCGTTAATTGCTGCGCCCATGCCAACACCCATGATTGGGCCCATTAAGGGGGAAATAAGCATGGCGCCTATAACAACGGCTGCTGAGTTCACGTTGAGGCCAATCGATGCAATGAATATAGCGAAGATTAAAATCCAGAGGTTGGTGCCTTTAAATTCAACTCCCTTCTTTATCTCCTGAATGGTAATTTCATCACGTTCCTTCCCTTCACTGAGATTAAATAACTCTTTTAAATAATTTTTAAGAGATACTAATAAACGTACGCCTGAATTTGACATGCTCTATAGTTTGACGATTAAAAATATATAATTCAGACGTTAGAATGTAGAAAAGTCACGAATTCCTAAAAAATGGAATAATACAAAATCATTAGTTTTGCAGGCGAACAAAATTTTAGACAAAATTAATTGCTAGAGTTATGAAGAGATTAAGTTTAGTTGTATTTGCTTTTTATTTTATTGCTTGTAATCAACCCCAAGAAATGAGCGATGTCTCTGCCATGGGTCTTGCTGAATTACCTGCAAATGCTACCAAAGAACCGTATGAAAGCAACCCAGACTTGGTAAAAGTTACTTATACTGATCCTGATGGAATTGTAAATACAGGTGATTATCTTCTTGGTGAACGTACTGGTACATGGACGGAATTTCACCCGAACGGGCTGGTCAAATCTGTTACAGGTTATGTTGCTGGCATAAAACAAGGTAGCTACACAGAAATTGATGATCGCGGTCAGTTAACTATTGCAGCAAACTATCATAGTGGCCAGCTTCATGGTGAATGGATAAAATATAATAGAGCGCGAGTGAAAGAGGAAAAAAACTATGTAAATGGAAAATTGGAAGGAATTTCTAAAATGTTTTATGATACAGGCGCGATAATGGAGGAAGGCAATTATGCCAACGGTGTTCGAGATGGCGTTTCTAAATGGTATGACCAAGAAGGTAATGTTACTATTGAGTATGAATATAGTAATGGAGAATTGGTGAATAAATAAGACAATCTGTCCGAATTTTACGTATTTACAGGCCAACTTATGACAAGTTGGCCTTTTTTGAGCCCAAAATTTGAGTGGCATTTCATTTGAAGCCGATAAAGTGAATTAATTAAAACCATTAAAAAGGAGGAATTATGACACTTATTAGAAGATCAAATGATTTATTTCCGACATTCTTTGATGATTTCTTCGGAAGAGACTGGTTTATGAGTAACGATCAAAATACAACTAACACAATGCCTGCAGTTAACATTGCAGAAAATGCGGATAACTACTTAGTTGAAATGGTAGCTCCAGGCATGAATAAGAAAGATTTTAAAATAGAGCTTGATAATCAGTTACTGACCATCTCTTATGAGAAAGAAGATTCTAACGAGAATAAGGATGTAAATTATTCGAAAAGAGAATTTTACTATCAATCATTCAAAAGATCATTTACACTGCCTCAAACGGTAGAAAGTGATAAAATAAAAGCCAAATATGACAACGGCCTTTTAATGATTCAAATTCCTAAAAAGGAAGAGGCTAAACAAAAGGCTTCCAGATTGATAAGTATTTCTTAAGGTTAAATTAACAATGTATGCCGATGGCATTCTGCTATCGGCATTTTTATTAAAAAATGTTAAAAAAGTTAACGCCCGCTATTATTGGGCGTATTTCAGATTTAAATGGCGTGCTTTTTGAAAGACGTTCATTATGTACAACAAAAAAGGTCAAATTATGAATAGTAAGAATTTTGGGTCGCTGGTTTTAGCGGCAATTATGGGTAGTGCTATTACGGTGGGTTCATATCAAATTATGAATCCGAATGATGCTGTTCAAATAGAGCATGTAAACAGCACGCCAGCTATACAAGCAAAATACAATACTGATACAAAGGTAGTTGAAGTACCAGCAAATTTTACTGATGCTGCAGAAAAGGTAATGGATGCCGTAGTTCACATCAGATCAACTCAAAACGCGAGACAAAGTGCTAGAGGAAACGAGTATAATCAAATACCAGAACAATTCAGAGATTTTTTCGGACCATTCTTTAGAGATGATCGTGGTTACAGACAAGGTCCTAGAGTAGGTTCAGGTTCAGGAGTGATTATTAGCAAAGAGGGTTATATTGTTACCAATAATCATGTAATTGATAATGCGGATGATTTAGAAGTGACACTGCATAATAATAAGAGTTTCAAGGCAACTGTAATTGGAACAGATCCTACCACAGATTTAGCGCTCATTAAAATTGATGATGAAAGCTTGCCATTTCTGGCGCTTACAAACTCAGATGAAGCTAAAGTAGGTGAATGGGTTCTTGCTGTAGGTAATCCATTTAATTTAAATAGTACAGTTACTGCAGGGATTATAAGTGCAAAAGGTAGAAACATAGGTATTATCGGTGACAGCACTTCGATAGAATCATTCATACAGACTGATGCAGCTGTTAATCCTGGAAATAGCGGAGGGGCGTTAGTGAATTTAAATGGCGACTTAGTGGGTATTAACACAGCTATTGCCAGTCCAACGAGGGCATATTCTGGTTACTCTTTTGCGGTGCCATCGAATATCGTAAGCAAAGTAGTGGAAGATTTAATTACCTATGGAGCAGTACAAAGAGGTTGGTTAGGTATAACTATCCAAAATGTAAATAGTGCTCTTGCTAAACAAAACGATTTGGATGTAAACGTAGGTGCTTTTGTAGCCGGTTTTGCAGAAGAAAGTGGAGCTAAAAAAGCAGGTATCAAAGAAGGTGACGTAATAGTTGCCGTGGATGGAAGAGAAATTGTAACTACTTCAAACCTAATTG
This genomic window contains:
- a CDS encoding energy transducer TonB, yielding MEKRKNPEKELRNKQGLFFNMGLLIALTLCVAAFEYEVEEKIVHVPELEVDKVDIYLPPITEHKIPEPPKPKLKMPDPTRVKAAPPDPKDFEPLLEPKKDESPTDLLGEPRYLEDIPEDDLPEVPFDWVEEMPKPKGGYEAFYQFISKHLKYPALARRMGISGKISAQFVVDEKGNLIDIQILKGIGAGCDEEVLRLLEKAPKWNPGKQRGVPVKVKTILPIEFRLD
- a CDS encoding TIGR00341 family protein, which produces MSNSGVRLLVSLKNYLKELFNLSEGKERDEITIQEIKKGVEFKGTNLWILIFAIFIASIGLNVNSAAVVIGAMLISPLMGPIMGVGMGAAINDFELIKKAFKNLGVAVLISVLTSALYFFITPLHEAQSELLARTQPTLWDVLIALFGGLSGIVAGSRREKSNAIPGVAIATALMPPLCTAGYGLANGNWYYFAGAFYLFFINSVFISVSTFVIVRFLKYPRKHYESEVTERRVKTLIWIFVFITAVPSIYLAYNLVRKTIFEQNARNFVNTEFHFDDTQVISENFSFDNNKATIDVTLYGRPLSEEEIADIEKDLAHFNLAGAELKIRQGYKEETDAVEKAEFEKMSEALKVDLLKDIYEKNEEIIKSKDDKIIILENQIRKFQSKVYPVADIKAELEIQYPTLENISMGDMINNDQDTLCYAVLDFKKIPYRSDQKKIRDWLNVRTKADSLIVVIQ
- a CDS encoding RNA polymerase sigma factor yields the protein MDKTITLGTVSDANYMSEQELANEQDLIARAKRDAEAFGEVYNRYFERIFNFILRRTDDEAISDDLTSQTFLKAMQSLKRYEYRGVPFSAWLYRIAHNEVNKYYNKQKRKKVFSLEQEQLFEFIQPEEEAAFDEEKLAELMEVLKELPTEAVEVLELRFFEEKNFKEISYILNIGESGAKMRLYRAIDKLKERFKIKYND
- a CDS encoding Do family serine endopeptidase; this translates as MNSKNFGSLVLAAIMGSAITVGSYQIMNPNDAVQIEHVNSTPAIQAKYNTDTKVVEVPANFTDAAEKVMDAVVHIRSTQNARQSARGNEYNQIPEQFRDFFGPFFRDDRGYRQGPRVGSGSGVIISKEGYIVTNNHVIDNADDLEVTLHNNKSFKATVIGTDPTTDLALIKIDDESLPFLALTNSDEAKVGEWVLAVGNPFNLNSTVTAGIISAKGRNIGIIGDSTSIESFIQTDAAVNPGNSGGALVNLNGDLVGINTAIASPTRAYSGYSFAVPSNIVSKVVEDLITYGAVQRGWLGITIQNVNSALAKQNDLDVNVGAFVAGFAEESGAKKAGIKEGDVIVAVDGREIVTTSNLIGYVGSKRPGDKVNLKVNRAGKEMNFDVVLKNREGNTKIVREEKSELLLSLGIDLEDLSNKELKELDIDAGVKVKSIRAGKVSRFTDMREGFIITKIDGNSVSSKDEVVSILSSKEGGILIEGIYDKNSETFYYGLGM
- a CDS encoding toxin-antitoxin system YwqK family antitoxin, which gives rise to MKRLSLVVFAFYFIACNQPQEMSDVSAMGLAELPANATKEPYESNPDLVKVTYTDPDGIVNTGDYLLGERTGTWTEFHPNGLVKSVTGYVAGIKQGSYTEIDDRGQLTIAANYHSGQLHGEWIKYNRARVKEEKNYVNGKLEGISKMFYDTGAIMEEGNYANGVRDGVSKWYDQEGNVTIEYEYSNGELVNK
- a CDS encoding Hsp20/alpha crystallin family protein translates to MTLIRRSNDLFPTFFDDFFGRDWFMSNDQNTTNTMPAVNIAENADNYLVEMVAPGMNKKDFKIELDNQLLTISYEKEDSNENKDVNYSKREFYYQSFKRSFTLPQTVESDKIKAKYDNGLLMIQIPKKEEAKQKASRLISIS
- a CDS encoding helix-turn-helix domain-containing protein → MIFKEYTPHSSLKKYVANFWVVIGDGQDSFEQKVVPDGYPELIFHFGDNYEIKLFEKWELQDKWLFSGQISNHFYLRNQGVINMLGIKLQPWTPKLLFGLNMSDFTDRVVPASEVNSIQLNALKDVIQALSTSHFDHKKLEQFFMQLTTNFKEDGLFINSVQKIIDSRGQIKIEELIEQSAMSRRSLERKFIDVIGLPPKYFARIIRFNNIFKLMQEGDSSWCQVAVNSGYYDQAHFIKEFRKFTGEKPSSYGFDDNTLANFFLKRN
- a CDS encoding DUF6265 family protein; protein product: MKLILVIALIFMAFGCQAQKEFSWLEGQWVNQKNGSIEEWVLEPAELRGKVYSVQNGDTTVLEKLAIKKIKDDWFYVADVSHNSEPTHFKMTLIEPGHFICQNPEHDFPKQIEYILKNESLSVIISDGEKKIPFEFKRKK